In one window of Tellurirhabdus rosea DNA:
- a CDS encoding PorP/SprF family type IX secretion system membrane protein — translation MLNRFWKILFATAGLTASFSPANAQREVLYAQYFTNPLTINPAYTGVRESLTMTAVFRRKWLGVQGFPVTQSLGMDGEVGNSGIGLGLQALNDRMSPYSNTGIYGSVAYHIRLASGAKLSFGGSGGINVLPVFDPATSVGLNKALPSVGVGAHYEGNTLWLGISKPELIDRPLRLTGTNAALQYNRPLFIQAGAKLPASEGVMLMPSLLLTQQQSLPLGVDLNLKSWFMQKVALGVSVRLNNASLIARQSYVLALAEYQLANTIRVGYNYSSRTAENPFFPQRSVHELVFRYTPSPMLFQYR, via the coding sequence ATGCTGAATCGTTTCTGGAAAATTCTGTTTGCCACCGCCGGTCTTACGGCTTCGTTCTCTCCTGCAAACGCCCAGCGGGAAGTGCTTTATGCCCAGTATTTCACCAACCCACTGACCATTAACCCGGCCTATACCGGCGTTCGGGAGAGTCTGACCATGACGGCGGTCTTCCGGCGGAAATGGCTGGGGGTTCAGGGCTTTCCCGTCACGCAGTCGCTGGGAATGGACGGGGAGGTGGGCAACAGCGGCATCGGGCTTGGCCTGCAGGCGCTGAACGACCGGATGAGTCCCTATTCAAACACGGGCATCTACGGCAGCGTGGCTTACCATATCCGTCTGGCATCCGGGGCAAAACTTTCCTTCGGCGGTTCCGGGGGCATCAATGTGCTGCCGGTATTCGACCCGGCTACGAGTGTAGGACTGAACAAGGCCCTGCCGAGTGTCGGCGTTGGCGCGCATTACGAAGGCAATACCCTCTGGCTGGGCATCTCAAAGCCCGAACTGATTGATCGGCCGCTCCGGCTGACGGGCACCAATGCCGCCCTGCAATACAACCGCCCCCTGTTTATCCAGGCCGGGGCCAAACTGCCCGCTTCCGAAGGGGTTATGCTGATGCCTTCGTTGTTGCTGACCCAGCAGCAAAGCCTGCCGCTGGGCGTCGATCTGAACCTGAAAAGCTGGTTTATGCAGAAAGTGGCGCTCGGCGTTTCCGTCCGGCTCAACAATGCCTCCCTGATCGCCCGGCAAAGTTATGTGCTCGCACTGGCCGAATACCAGCTCGCGAATACCATCCGGGTAGGCTACAATTACAGCAGTCGGACGGCCGAGAACCCGTTTTTCCCGCAGCGGAGCGTACATGAACTGGTTTTCCGCTACACGCCGAGTCCGATGCTGTTTCAGTACCGGTAA